A region from the Aegilops tauschii subsp. strangulata cultivar AL8/78 chromosome 5, Aet v6.0, whole genome shotgun sequence genome encodes:
- the LOC109755443 gene encoding uncharacterized protein isoform X3, whose product MSKDQKDLKKKGKGGGAICMSREVRPPLLLLSFLVLQQPLITITTLMAKHEVSAGRRPPPPPPPPPTCVQVVVAFGVLRSKGSRWCLSLGLHFVHYFSHPAGYGGRPVPAAAVAAGGWRQRVGLHRRGRHPLHRRRRPDHQRHRQPAGRRRNLATTPRRAPRWLLAVLDFSFHGRFCHSPLLPVVVPVMLLLVLCDLKATDYSIPISAWRELLSTTPATGTWKTQSTVPPMNKAETSIVRIPVRMMLDLLLEHLGLHKAI is encoded by the exons ATGAGCAAGGACCAGAAGGACCTaaagaagaagggcaagggagGTGGGGCGATATGCATGTCCAGGGAGGTCCGTCCCCCTCTCCTCCTCTTATCTTTCCTTGTACTGCAGCAACCCTTAATCACCATAACCACATTAATGGCCAAGCACGAG GTCTCCGCCGgacgccgccccccccccccccccccccccccccccacgtgcgTCCAGGTCGTTGTTGCTTTTGGTGTTCTGCGTTCAAAGGGATCAAGATGGTGCCTTTCTTTGGGTCTGCATTTCGTCCACTACTTCTCCCACCCAGCAG GGTATGGTGGACGACCAGTTCCGGCAGCTGCAGTCGCTGCAGGAGGATGGCGGCAGCGCGTCGGGCTTCATCGCCGAGGTCGCCACCCTCTTCATCGACGACGCCGACCGGATCATCAACGACATCGGCAGCCTGCTGGACGCCGGCGGAACCTAGCCACCACTCCCCGCCGCGCCCCTCGTTG GTTACTTGCCGTGCTCGATTTTTCCTTCCACGGACGATTCTGTCATTCGCCTCTACTGCCGGTGGTCGTGCCAGTCATGCTCCTACTGG TTCTTTGTGATCTGAAAGCAACTGACTACTCAATACCAATCAGTGCATGGAGGGAACTCCTATCCACCACGCCGGCGACAGGAACATGGAAAACGCAGTCCACGGTGCCACCAATGAACAAG GCCGAGACAAGCATTGTAAGGATCCCAGTTAGAATGATGCTTGATCTCCTGTTAGAGCATCTTGGGCTTCACAAGGCCATCTGA
- the LOC109755443 gene encoding uncharacterized protein isoform X2 yields the protein MSKDQKDLKKKGKGGGAICMSREVSAGRRPPPPPPPPPTCVQVVVAFGVLRSKGSRWCLSLGLHFVHYFSHPAGYGGRPVPAAAVAAGGWRQRVGLHRRGRHPLHRRRRPDHQRHRQPAGRRRNLATTPRRAPRWLLAVLDFSFHGRFCHSPLLPVVVPVMLLLVLCDLKATDYSIPISAWRELLSTTPATGTWKTQSTVPPMNKAETSIVRIPVRMMLDLLLEHLGLHKAI from the exons ATGAGCAAGGACCAGAAGGACCTaaagaagaagggcaagggagGTGGGGCGATATGCATGTCCAGGGAG GTCTCCGCCGgacgccgccccccccccccccccccccccccccccacgtgcgTCCAGGTCGTTGTTGCTTTTGGTGTTCTGCGTTCAAAGGGATCAAGATGGTGCCTTTCTTTGGGTCTGCATTTCGTCCACTACTTCTCCCACCCAGCAG GGTATGGTGGACGACCAGTTCCGGCAGCTGCAGTCGCTGCAGGAGGATGGCGGCAGCGCGTCGGGCTTCATCGCCGAGGTCGCCACCCTCTTCATCGACGACGCCGACCGGATCATCAACGACATCGGCAGCCTGCTGGACGCCGGCGGAACCTAGCCACCACTCCCCGCCGCGCCCCTCGTTG GTTACTTGCCGTGCTCGATTTTTCCTTCCACGGACGATTCTGTCATTCGCCTCTACTGCCGGTGGTCGTGCCAGTCATGCTCCTACTGG TTCTTTGTGATCTGAAAGCAACTGACTACTCAATACCAATCAGTGCATGGAGGGAACTCCTATCCACCACGCCGGCGACAGGAACATGGAAAACGCAGTCCACGGTGCCACCAATGAACAAG GCCGAGACAAGCATTGTAAGGATCCCAGTTAGAATGATGCTTGATCTCCTGTTAGAGCATCTTGGGCTTCACAAGGCCATCTGA
- the LOC109755443 gene encoding uncharacterized protein isoform X1 — protein sequence MAKHEVSAGRRPPPPPPPPPTCVQVVVAFGVLRSKGSRWCLSLGLHFVHYFSHPAGYGGRPVPAAAVAAGGWRQRVGLHRRGRHPLHRRRRPDHQRHRQPAGRRRNLATTPRRAPRWLLAVLDFSFHGRFCHSPLLPVVVPVMLLLVLCDLKATDYSIPISAWRELLSTTPATGTWKTQSTVPPMNKAETSIVRIPVRMMLDLLLEHLGLHKAI from the exons ATGGCCAAGCACGAG GTCTCCGCCGgacgccgccccccccccccccccccccccccccccacgtgcgTCCAGGTCGTTGTTGCTTTTGGTGTTCTGCGTTCAAAGGGATCAAGATGGTGCCTTTCTTTGGGTCTGCATTTCGTCCACTACTTCTCCCACCCAGCAG GGTATGGTGGACGACCAGTTCCGGCAGCTGCAGTCGCTGCAGGAGGATGGCGGCAGCGCGTCGGGCTTCATCGCCGAGGTCGCCACCCTCTTCATCGACGACGCCGACCGGATCATCAACGACATCGGCAGCCTGCTGGACGCCGGCGGAACCTAGCCACCACTCCCCGCCGCGCCCCTCGTTG GTTACTTGCCGTGCTCGATTTTTCCTTCCACGGACGATTCTGTCATTCGCCTCTACTGCCGGTGGTCGTGCCAGTCATGCTCCTACTGG TTCTTTGTGATCTGAAAGCAACTGACTACTCAATACCAATCAGTGCATGGAGGGAACTCCTATCCACCACGCCGGCGACAGGAACATGGAAAACGCAGTCCACGGTGCCACCAATGAACAAG GCCGAGACAAGCATTGTAAGGATCCCAGTTAGAATGATGCTTGATCTCCTGTTAGAGCATCTTGGGCTTCACAAGGCCATCTGA
- the LOC109755443 gene encoding uncharacterized protein isoform X4 — protein MVPFFGSAFRPLLLPPSRVWWTTSSGSCSRCRRMAAARRASSPRSPPSSSTTPTGSSTTSAACWTPAEPSHHSPPRPSLVTCRARFFLPRTILSFASTAGGRASHAPTGAWRELLSTTPATGTWKTQSTVPPMNKAETSIVRIPVRMMLDLLLEHLGLHKAI, from the exons ATGGTGCCTTTCTTTGGGTCTGCATTTCGTCCACTACTTCTCCCACCCAGCAG GGTATGGTGGACGACCAGTTCCGGCAGCTGCAGTCGCTGCAGGAGGATGGCGGCAGCGCGTCGGGCTTCATCGCCGAGGTCGCCACCCTCTTCATCGACGACGCCGACCGGATCATCAACGACATCGGCAGCCTGCTGGACGCCGGCGGAACCTAGCCACCACTCCCCGCCGCGCCCCTCGTTG GTTACTTGCCGTGCTCGATTTTTCCTTCCACGGACGATTCTGTCATTCGCCTCTACTGCCGGTGGTCGTGCCAGTCATGCTCCTACTGG TGCATGGAGGGAACTCCTATCCACCACGCCGGCGACAGGAACATGGAAAACGCAGTCCACGGTGCCACCAATGAACAAG GCCGAGACAAGCATTGTAAGGATCCCAGTTAGAATGATGCTTGATCTCCTGTTAGAGCATCTTGGGCTTCACAAGGCCATCTGA